One Tolypothrix bouteillei VB521301 DNA window includes the following coding sequences:
- a CDS encoding serine/threonine-protein kinase, with product MHVYCSKNHANKEGNRFCTQCGEPLPLAPEQVVDNRYRIIRHLGQGGFGRTYVAEDLKQSPQQCVLKEFAPQVEEKQDLQKAKELFEREASVLKQLQHPQIPRFHESLQVKLGNKDFFLLVQDYVEGDNYWDLLQERNEQGQSFSEEEVVKLLQQLLPVLSYIHSRNVIHRDISPDNLILRRTDRMPVLIDFGGVKQLPASKGFWFTQLSGNHTILGKKGYAPEEQLRQGKAFPCSDLYSLAVTALVLLTGKEPQQLYDTYEGNWRWGTDIQVSPKLEAVLKIMLAYKPSDRYQKADEVLKNLQLYAPAKPTSTHQTTKIKTMVVAPGRKPIRTLVTNFHNRTQAIAQTLPLPAWLRPFAISLVGTSVVLLTFAGTWALVNAVIAAVSSITIPSISLPKLPDGSKPASNPSSNNEGNRINAIVSRRQQLGISDAYFTPTIDKIFYTKHPEARGRALTNQPEDAALRNNWYRIAEDLLDKLERAELSTSARNKLGKYTGTDYQNWRRQAESGQLGDYSIEQLTTDTNKKFDRLFPGLRRGQEKLETQTYGQIWYAIAADRVSKLESAN from the coding sequence ATGCACGTCTATTGCAGCAAAAATCACGCCAATAAAGAGGGAAACCGCTTTTGCACCCAGTGCGGAGAACCATTGCCTCTTGCACCAGAGCAGGTTGTGGACAATCGATATCGAATTATACGTCATTTAGGGCAGGGTGGTTTTGGGCGTACCTATGTAGCTGAGGATTTAAAGCAGTCTCCACAACAGTGCGTGCTGAAGGAATTTGCTCCTCAAGTTGAAGAAAAGCAAGATTTACAGAAAGCAAAAGAGCTTTTTGAAAGAGAAGCGAGTGTTTTGAAACAACTACAGCATCCCCAGATTCCACGTTTTCACGAATCGCTACAAGTAAAGTTGGGTAACAAAGATTTTTTCTTGCTAGTGCAAGATTATGTAGAAGGTGACAATTATTGGGATCTCTTACAAGAGCGTAACGAACAGGGGCAAAGCTTTAGTGAAGAAGAAGTCGTCAAACTGCTGCAACAACTGCTACCTGTACTATCTTACATTCATTCTCGCAATGTGATTCACCGAGATATCTCTCCTGATAATTTGATTTTACGGCGTACCGATCGCATGCCAGTGCTGATTGATTTTGGTGGTGTCAAACAATTACCAGCGTCTAAAGGTTTTTGGTTTACTCAACTCAGTGGTAATCACACTATTTTAGGGAAAAAAGGATATGCGCCAGAAGAACAGTTACGTCAAGGTAAAGCATTTCCTTGTAGTGACTTATACTCATTAGCGGTGACTGCTCTCGTATTATTAACAGGAAAAGAACCGCAGCAACTTTACGATACTTATGAAGGGAATTGGCGTTGGGGAACAGACATTCAAGTCAGTCCCAAACTAGAAGCAGTGTTAAAAATAATGCTAGCCTACAAACCGAGCGATCGCTACCAAAAAGCGGATGAAGTTCTGAAGAACCTACAACTCTACGCTCCAGCCAAACCAACAAGCACCCATCAAACGACCAAAATCAAAACAATGGTTGTTGCGCCGGGACGAAAACCCATCAGGACTCTTGTTACTAACTTTCATAACAGAACTCAAGCAATTGCCCAAACACTTCCTTTACCTGCTTGGCTTCGCCCCTTTGCTATCAGCCTTGTAGGGACAAGTGTTGTTCTTTTAACATTTGCGGGAACTTGGGCGCTCGTCAATGCGGTGATTGCTGCGGTATCATCTATTACTATACCAAGCATTTCTTTACCAAAATTACCAGATGGTTCCAAACCAGCTAGCAATCCCTCAAGTAACAACGAAGGAAATCGGATAAACGCGATCGTGAGTCGTCGCCAACAGCTTGGAATTTCAGACGCCTATTTTACACCAACAATAGATAAAATTTTTTATACCAAACACCCTGAAGCACGAGGACGTGCTCTGACAAACCAGCCAGAAGACGCTGCTTTAAGAAATAACTGGTATCGTATTGCCGAAGACTTGCTAGATAAGTTAGAAAGGGCAGAACTAAGCACCAGCGCTAGAAACAAACTAGGAAAGTACACCGGTACAGATTATCAAAATTGGAGGAGACAAGCAGAATCAGGACAATTAGGAGACTACAGTATCGAACAACTAACCACAGACACAAATAAAAAGTTTGATAGATTATTTCCAGGGTTGCGCCGGGGTCAGGAGAAACTTGAAACTCAAACATACGGTCAAATTTGGTATGCCATAGCTGCGGATAGAGTGAGTAAACTAGAATCTGCAAACTAA
- a CDS encoding phenylacetate--CoA ligase family protein, with product MKVEQQQRAIAAFQEFLTTPLDSLLQQHINTDASAAAIALFHDVAGNVPAYKDFLAQHAINPDEYQTTDDFQRLPELTKQNYLQHYSLANLCRHGQLETCDTIAVSSGSTGKPTFWPRFFSDEMQIATRFEQVFHDSFAADTKSTLAVICFTLGTWVGGMFTANCCRYLASKGYPITVVTPGNNKEEIFRVVRELGSAFEQVVLLGYPPFLKDVIDTGIARGIEWQRYQVKLVMAGEVFSEEWRSLVGDRLGSRNFCYDSASLYGTADAGVLGNETPLSICIRRFLSNNPEAARALFGESRLPTLVQYDPISRFFEVKDGALLFSGNNGIPLVRYNILDNGGIVPYNAMLEFLAKWGFDPVTELQTNGGRGIRSLPFVYIFGRSNFTVSYFGANIYPENVTVGLEQPVIREWVTGKFVLQVKEDADKNRYLSVVVELAPGIEESEDKTQAIASSILEQLKRLNSEFANYVPSEYQIPQVALAPLGDPEYFPIGVKHRYTRK from the coding sequence ATGAAGGTAGAACAACAGCAACGTGCGATTGCAGCATTTCAAGAGTTTTTAACTACACCATTAGACTCACTCCTACAGCAACATATCAATACGGATGCTTCCGCAGCAGCCATAGCATTATTTCACGATGTGGCTGGTAATGTCCCTGCTTACAAAGATTTCTTGGCACAACACGCAATCAATCCTGATGAGTACCAAACTACAGATGATTTCCAACGGCTTCCAGAACTGACAAAACAAAATTACTTGCAGCATTACTCTTTAGCGAACTTATGCCGTCACGGACAGTTAGAAACATGCGATACGATCGCTGTCTCCTCTGGTTCTACAGGGAAACCTACATTTTGGCCTCGGTTTTTCTCAGATGAAATGCAAATTGCAACGCGTTTTGAGCAGGTATTTCATGATAGTTTTGCCGCCGATACAAAATCCACTCTCGCTGTTATTTGTTTCACTCTAGGAACCTGGGTTGGTGGTATGTTTACAGCTAATTGCTGCCGATATCTTGCAAGCAAAGGTTATCCCATTACTGTGGTAACTCCTGGTAATAATAAAGAAGAAATTTTTCGAGTTGTGCGGGAATTGGGTTCGGCTTTTGAGCAAGTTGTTTTGTTGGGATATCCACCCTTTTTAAAAGATGTTATTGATACTGGTATAGCTCGTGGGATTGAGTGGCAGAGGTATCAGGTAAAGTTGGTGATGGCGGGAGAGGTGTTTAGTGAGGAATGGCGCAGTTTAGTTGGCGATCGCCTCGGTTCCCGGAATTTCTGTTACGATTCGGCGTCTCTCTACGGTACGGCTGATGCAGGGGTGTTGGGGAATGAGACACCTTTAAGTATTTGTATTCGCCGCTTTTTATCAAACAATCCAGAAGCAGCGCGTGCTTTATTTGGTGAATCTCGTTTACCTACACTCGTACAATACGACCCCATCAGTCGCTTTTTTGAAGTGAAAGATGGGGCGTTGTTATTTTCAGGAAACAACGGCATCCCTCTCGTGCGTTATAATATATTGGATAATGGAGGTATAGTTCCTTACAATGCTATGCTTGAGTTTTTAGCAAAATGGGGCTTCGATCCAGTTACAGAATTGCAAACAAATGGTGGAAGAGGAATTCGTTCGCTACCGTTTGTGTATATCTTTGGACGCTCTAACTTTACGGTTTCTTATTTTGGAGCGAATATATATCCAGAAAATGTCACTGTAGGACTCGAGCAACCAGTCATTAGAGAATGGGTGACAGGTAAGTTTGTGTTGCAGGTGAAGGAAGATGCAGATAAAAATCGCTACTTATCTGTAGTGGTGGAATTAGCACCAGGTATAGAAGAAAGTGAGGATAAAACACAAGCGATCGCATCTTCTATTCTCGAACAGCTAAAACGTCTCAATAGTGAATTTGCTAACTATGTACCTTCAGAATACCAGATACCACAAGTCGCTTTAGCACCATTAGGCGACCCTGAGTATTTTCCTATTGGAGTTAAGCATCGATATACGAGAAAATGA
- a CDS encoding CAP domain-containing protein, with protein sequence MLKFHIKSKYRSAIAPIIPVIGITLAFLIAGCEEAVEYLPPLPKIEVPSGKPQKPAVLAQTSATANIEAAVRQDINQVRLKYGLKPLQNNEKLAEVARRYSRQMAEKNFFSHTGSDGSTLSQRARSGGIIYWVVGENLFKSTNIPRPVPVAVDGWMKSPGHRENILRPIFKETGVGVWKIGRTYYITQLFLRG encoded by the coding sequence ATGTTGAAATTTCATATAAAATCTAAGTACAGAAGTGCGATCGCACCAATAATCCCGGTTATAGGAATAACACTTGCATTTTTAATCGCCGGGTGTGAGGAAGCTGTAGAGTATTTACCTCCTCTGCCCAAAATTGAAGTACCATCTGGCAAACCTCAAAAACCTGCTGTTCTTGCCCAAACTTCCGCAACAGCCAATATTGAGGCAGCTGTTAGGCAAGATATTAATCAAGTTCGCCTTAAATATGGCTTAAAACCTTTGCAAAACAATGAAAAGCTAGCAGAAGTAGCCCGAAGGTACAGTCGGCAAATGGCCGAGAAAAACTTTTTTAGCCATACTGGATCTGATGGTAGCACCCTTTCCCAAAGAGCGCGATCGGGAGGAATTATTTACTGGGTGGTTGGTGAAAATTTATTTAAAAGCACAAATATTCCCCGACCCGTACCAGTGGCGGTGGATGGTTGGATGAAAAGCCCCGGACACCGGGAGAATATCCTACGTCCCATTTTTAAAGAGACTGGGGTCGGCGTTTGGAAAATTGGCAGGACTTATTATATTACGCAGTTATTTTTACGAGGTTAA
- a CDS encoding type II toxin-antitoxin system YafQ family toxin encodes MRTIVLASSFKRAFKKLVQRRPEMQERIEECLVLLATNPFDPILQTHKLKGKLLGAWACSIEYDCRIVFNFVENSDSGEEEIFLIDIGSHDEVY; translated from the coding sequence GTGAGAACGATAGTTTTAGCATCTTCGTTCAAGCGAGCTTTCAAAAAATTGGTACAACGACGACCGGAAATGCAAGAACGCATTGAAGAATGCTTAGTCCTCTTAGCAACCAATCCATTCGATCCAATTTTGCAAACCCATAAGCTTAAAGGTAAGTTACTTGGGGCTTGGGCTTGTTCTATTGAATATGATTGTCGTATTGTGTTTAATTTTGTTGAGAATTCAGACTCTGGAGAAGAGGAAATATTCTTGATTGACATTGGTTCTCATGATGAAGTGTATTGA
- the hpsU gene encoding hormogonium polysaccharide biosynthesis acetyltransferase HpsU, with protein MTNNTPFVDLRKYDQSWFDRGRPGWYILLWWFVQAIAFPLTPHPFNGLRCALLRLFGARIGQGVLIRPTARFTYPWKVTIGDYSWIGDDVVFYSLDCIDIGEHCVISQKSYLCTGNHDLRDPAFGLKTASITVGNGAWIAADCFVGPGVKIGSNAVIGARSSVFSDIPPAQVCWGTPCVPRYERKCELTS; from the coding sequence ATGACAAATAACACACCTTTTGTAGATTTACGCAAATACGACCAATCTTGGTTTGACCGAGGGCGACCCGGCTGGTATATCTTGCTGTGGTGGTTTGTACAAGCGATCGCTTTTCCTCTGACACCTCACCCCTTCAATGGCTTGCGCTGTGCTTTGCTGCGTTTGTTCGGTGCTCGTATCGGTCAAGGGGTTCTGATTAGACCAACTGCTCGTTTCACCTATCCATGGAAAGTCACTATTGGCGATTACAGTTGGATAGGAGATGACGTAGTTTTCTACAGTCTCGATTGTATTGACATAGGAGAACACTGCGTCATCTCCCAAAAAAGCTACCTGTGTACTGGAAACCACGACCTTCGCGATCCAGCTTTCGGCTTAAAAACAGCAAGTATTACCGTTGGCAATGGAGCGTGGATAGCTGCAGATTGCTTTGTGGGACCGGGAGTTAAAATTGGGTCTAATGCTGTGATTGGTGCTCGTAGCAGTGTTTTTAGCGACATACCTCCCGCACAAGTTTGTTGGGGAACTCCCTGTGTCCCACGTTATGAAAGAAAATGTGAGTTAACCTCGTAA
- a CDS encoding glycosyltransferase family 2 protein produces the protein MSSKIPVSVLIPAKNEQANLPACLTSVQRADEVFVVDSQSSDKSVEISQNYGANVVQFSFNGRWPKKKNWSLENLPFRNEWVLIVDCDERIPPELWDEIAQAIENPEFNGYYLNRRVYFLGTWIRHGGKYPDWNLRLFKHKKGRYENLNTEDIPNTGDNEVHEHVILDGKVGYLKHDMLHEDFRDLFHWIERHNRYSNWEARVYHNLLEGKDDNGTIGASLFGDAVKRKRFLKKVWVRLPFKPLLRFVLFYIIQRGFLDGRAGYIYGRLLSQYEYQIGVKLYELRQHNGRLNTSSQPIVQPPSLPKEIGHTVI, from the coding sequence ATGTCTTCCAAAATACCAGTTTCTGTACTTATTCCAGCAAAAAACGAACAAGCTAATTTACCTGCTTGTCTGACAAGCGTTCAAAGAGCAGATGAAGTTTTTGTTGTTGATTCTCAAAGTAGCGATAAAAGCGTTGAAATTTCTCAAAATTATGGTGCAAACGTTGTACAATTTTCCTTCAACGGACGCTGGCCTAAAAAGAAAAATTGGTCTTTAGAAAATCTACCCTTTCGTAACGAATGGGTGCTAATTGTTGATTGCGACGAACGCATTCCCCCTGAATTGTGGGATGAAATTGCCCAAGCTATTGAAAATCCTGAATTCAATGGTTATTACCTCAACCGTCGAGTTTATTTCTTAGGAACATGGATTCGTCATGGGGGCAAATATCCTGATTGGAACTTGCGTTTGTTCAAACACAAAAAAGGTCGTTACGAAAACCTCAATACTGAAGATATTCCCAATACAGGCGATAACGAAGTTCACGAACACGTTATTTTGGATGGAAAAGTAGGCTACCTCAAACATGATATGTTGCATGAGGATTTCCGCGATCTCTTCCATTGGATAGAGAGGCACAACCGTTATTCTAACTGGGAAGCCCGTGTTTATCACAATTTGCTCGAAGGCAAAGATGATAACGGTACTATCGGTGCGAGTCTCTTTGGAGATGCCGTGAAACGCAAACGCTTCTTGAAAAAAGTTTGGGTACGATTGCCATTTAAACCATTGTTACGCTTTGTTTTATTTTATATTATTCAACGCGGGTTTTTAGATGGCAGAGCGGGGTACATTTACGGACGGCTTTTAAGTCAATATGAATATCAAATTGGTGTCAAACTTTACGAATTGCGCCAACATAATGGACGCTTAAATACCTCATCTCAACCCATTGTACAGCCGCCCTCCTTACCTAAAGAAATTGGGCACACAGTAATTTGA
- a CDS encoding glycosyltransferase family 2 protein: protein MPQIPISAIICTHNREKYLGAAIDSLLAQDFAGDFEVIVVDNGSSDRTREITEQRNHDLRLKYIFEPVLGLSVARNTGAQVASGEILAYLDDDAEASSRWLQVLYSAYQDNPKLAIAGGKVTLLWPQGMQSPSWLSTGLAANLGAYDLGNSLVYIQDPGMTPRGLNYSIRHSFLKEIGGFDTNLGRVGTKLLSHEELQMTELALDRGMQVAYLPEALVAHNVAPERLQRSWFLNRGWWQGISDCYREELVGKAGISQLLRGGERFLRGLYKSLQHFSDPAERFDKLVYAYGQIGYLNAAIKGLLLTSKKDNK, encoded by the coding sequence ATGCCACAAATACCAATTTCTGCCATTATTTGTACTCACAACCGCGAAAAATACTTAGGGGCTGCCATCGATAGTCTTTTGGCACAAGATTTTGCTGGAGACTTTGAAGTGATAGTTGTGGATAATGGGTCGAGCGATCGCACTCGTGAAATTACGGAACAAAGAAACCACGACCTACGGCTTAAGTATATTTTTGAACCAGTATTGGGACTTTCCGTTGCCCGCAACACTGGCGCTCAAGTAGCTAGTGGGGAAATTTTAGCCTACCTAGACGACGATGCAGAAGCGAGCTCGCGCTGGCTGCAAGTTTTGTACTCAGCGTATCAGGACAACCCCAAGCTAGCAATTGCTGGTGGCAAAGTTACCCTACTGTGGCCTCAAGGAATGCAATCCCCAAGTTGGCTATCTACCGGATTAGCAGCTAACTTAGGAGCATACGATTTAGGTAACAGCTTAGTCTACATCCAAGACCCAGGAATGACCCCTAGGGGCTTGAATTACTCCATACGCCATAGTTTCCTTAAAGAAATAGGAGGTTTTGATACAAATCTTGGTCGAGTTGGTACTAAGTTACTCTCTCATGAAGAACTGCAAATGACCGAACTTGCTCTCGATCGGGGGATGCAGGTTGCTTACCTTCCAGAAGCTCTTGTAGCTCATAACGTTGCTCCCGAACGCCTTCAACGCTCTTGGTTCCTCAATCGGGGCTGGTGGCAAGGGATCAGTGATTGTTACCGAGAAGAACTGGTTGGCAAAGCTGGTATAAGTCAATTGCTGCGTGGCGGCGAGCGATTCTTACGCGGGCTGTACAAATCGTTGCAGCATTTTTCAGACCCAGCAGAACGCTTTGACAAACTTGTTTATGCTTATGGTCAAATTGGTTATTTAAACGCTGCTATTAAGGGTCTTTTACTCACATCCAAAAAAGATAACAAATAA
- the cobU gene encoding bifunctional adenosylcobinamide kinase/adenosylcobinamide-phosphate guanylyltransferase codes for MSKIILVTGPTRSGKSEWAETLAAQSSKAVVYIATATLDSDDEEWMQRVQQHQQRRPQNWMTLEVPYELSAALAEAKPNTCLLIDALGTWIANLLEQDDWNWQNTVQEFLDTVQLVAADMIFVAEETGWGVVPAYSTGRTFRDRLGSLVRQLGGIADTVYLVTGGYALNLSVLGSPLRDRGIQGIQEND; via the coding sequence TTGAGTAAAATTATCTTGGTGACCGGACCAACACGTTCTGGGAAAAGTGAATGGGCAGAAACCTTGGCAGCACAGTCAAGCAAAGCAGTTGTTTATATAGCAACAGCAACTCTTGATTCAGATGATGAAGAGTGGATGCAACGAGTTCAACAACACCAACAAAGACGTCCCCAAAATTGGATGACGTTGGAGGTGCCGTATGAATTGTCAGCAGCGCTAGCTGAAGCTAAACCAAATACCTGCCTTTTGATAGATGCTTTGGGAACTTGGATTGCCAATCTTTTAGAACAAGATGATTGGAACTGGCAAAATACCGTTCAAGAGTTTTTAGACACCGTGCAACTTGTGGCGGCTGATATGATTTTTGTTGCTGAGGAGACAGGTTGGGGTGTCGTACCTGCTTATTCTACCGGGAGAACGTTTCGCGATCGCTTGGGTTCTTTGGTGCGTCAGTTAGGTGGAATTGCCGATACCGTTTATTTGGTGACTGGAGGTTATGCTCTTAATCTCAGCGTCCTCGGTTCTCCGCTACGCGATCGAGGAATACAAGGGATTCAGGAAAATGATTGA